Proteins from a genomic interval of Lycium ferocissimum isolate CSIRO_LF1 chromosome 2, AGI_CSIRO_Lferr_CH_V1, whole genome shotgun sequence:
- the LOC132047979 gene encoding tryptophan aminotransferase-related protein 4-like has translation MVAGWHRMGYEFEEGSLISKQSENVIHKLHDTVENANTSNKYILFGAGSTQLLNAAVYALSHTANSSLSSSLAKVVASAPYYPIYKSQTELLDSKKYKFSGDTSSWKNKTRSTNFIEFVTCPNNPDRQLNNAVRQGKLAKHVYDLAYYWPHYIPIPTRMDKNLMLFTLSKLTGHAGS, from the coding sequence ATGGTGGCTGGGTGGCACAGAATGGGATATGAATTTGAGGAAGGCTCTCTCATCTCCAAGCAATCGGAGAATGTAATCCACAAATTGCATGACACTGTTGAAAATGCAAACACATCCAACAAGTACATACTATTTGGTGCTGGCTCGACTCAGCTTCTTAATGCGGCGGTGTACGCTCTGTCCCACACCGCCAATTCATCTTTATCTTCATCACTTGCCAAAGTTGTTGCTTCCGCTCCTTACTACCCAATTTACAAATCGCAAACAGAGCTTTTGGATTCGAAGAAATACAAGTTTAGTGGCGATACATCCTCGTGGAAAAACAAAACAAGGAGTACCAACTTCATTGAGTTTGTGACTTGCCCAAACAATCCGGATCGGCAACTAAACAATGCAGTCCGTCAAGGAAAACTTGCaaagcatgtttatgatttagCTTACTATTGGCCACATTACATTCCAATTCCAACTCGTATGGATAAAAACCTCATGTTATTTACACTTTCTAAGCTCACTGGTCATGCCGGTAGCTGA